A stretch of DNA from Candidatus Eisenbacteria bacterium:
CACCGGCTCGGACGACGACATGATCGTCGAGCCCGATCCGGGATGGCTGGTCGCCATCCGCCGGTTCCACGGGCTCGATTCGCTGCTGCTGACGATCGACCTCGTCCCGTCGGCGTTCCCGTTCCGCGACGACCCCGTCGTGAGCGACGCCTTCGTGCGCGGGCTCGTGCCGCGCGCGGTGCTGCCGACGAAGGCGCTCTCCGATCGTGGCCCCGAGTTCGCGCGCACGATCTGGTCGTTCGACAGCGGCATCGAGAGCGACGCGGCGATCGCGCCGTCGATGCCGGGCGACCTCTACCACGCGGGCGGCGCGTACACCGTCGCCCTCGGTGCGCTCGTGTGGGGGCTGCTGCTCGGCCTGGTCGATCGGTGGAGCGACGCGCTGCCGGCCTCGGGTCGTGCCGCGATGCTGGCCCTGTTCGCGACCCAGGTGGTCCCGAGCGTCGAGCGCGACTTCGAGCACTGCGTGGCGACCCTCCTCCAGACGCTCGTCGTGATCGCCGTCGCGGGCGGCGTCCTCTCGCAGGTGTGGCGTCGCGCTCGTCCGGGGCCGCTGCCGGCCGGCATCCCGGAGCCGGTAGCATGAAGGTCGCGATCCTCCTGAATCGCCCGCGGCCGCGCCTGCGCACCTTCGGCAAGCAGGTGCTCACCGCCGGCTACGAGCTGGCGCGCGGGCGCAGCGGGGCCGGAGCGGTCCTGCCGGAGTTCGACGCGTTCGCCGGCCTCCTCGACGAGGATCCGATCGTTTTCGGCACCGAGTCGGAGATCGACTGGGCGGCGCTCGCGCGCGCGGATCTCCTCCTGTGGGAGTGGGGTTGGACGGAGGTGCCGCCGGCGCGGCTGCTCGAGATCCGCCGGCGCTCCGACGTGCCGGCGATCCTCTTTCCTGGCCCGCTCGACCGCTTCTGGCGCGAGGTCGAGCCGCGACACGTGCCGACGCACCTGGCGGCGCTCGCCGCGACCGACGCCATCGGCGTCATGCTGCGCGACACCGCGAGCGTCTACGCGGCGCTCGCGCCGGCGGCGCACGTCTTCCACATGCCCGTCCCGGTCGACACCGAGCGCTTCGGTGCCATGGCGACCGATCCCGCCGGACGCGACGACGTGGTCCTGCTCTCCGCGCCGACGCGGTTCTGCGGGCCCGCGAGCCAACTCCCCATCACGACCTTCCTCGCCTTCCGCCGCCTGGTGGCGGAGCGGCCGCGCCTCGAAGGTCTCGCCTTCTGCTACGACGACGACGAGGAGCGGCAGACCCGCGCCATGCTGCGCGAGCTCGGGCTCGCGGGGCGCGTGCAGGTGCGCGCCTACGTGCGCCCCCTCGGGCGCTTCCTCGACCTGGTGAAGTCCTGCCGCCTCGCGCTCGCGCTGCCGCACGCGGTGATCCAGGGCCGCACGGCCATGATGGCGGCGTGCCTGCGCATCCCGATGGTGACGAGCGAGGAGCTCGAGACCCACCGCACGCTCTTTCCCCACACGACGGTACGCTGGCACGACGTCGACGGCGCCGTGAGGGCGTGCCGCCGCCTGCTCGAGGACGAGCGCTTCGCCGCCACCGTGCGCGCCGAGGCGTGGACCGCAGTCGACTACTACACGGTGGCGCGCGCCCGCGCGCGGCTCGCGGCCGCCGTCCAAACCATCAGCGAGCGACGTCGCTTGCGGGAGGGCGCATGAAGATCCTCTACACCGGACCCCTGACCTCGGGTGACACGTGCGAGCTGCGTCGGCACGTCCTCGAACGCCTCGGCCACCAGACGATCCCCGTCGACTACCTGCCGTTCGTCCGCGGCTACGAGGGGCTCGCCCGCCGGGTGCAGTGGCACCTGCGCATGGGCCCCATGGTGCGCGACTACAACCATGCGCTCGAGGAAGCGCTCGCAACCGCCCCCGACGTCATGTGGGTCGACAAGGGCATCTTCGTCACGCCCGCGACACTCGCGGCCGCGCGACGCGCGGGCGTGCGCTGGCTCGTCCACTACTCGCCGGACAACTACCTCCTGCGCGAGAACTCGTCACGGCACTTGTGGCGCTCGATGCCGCACTACGACCTCGTCGCGACGACCAAGCGCCACAACGCGACGCTGCTCGGCGCGACCGGCGCGCGCAAGATCGTCCTCTCCGGCAACGCCTACGACTCCGAGATCCATCGGCCTGTGGCGCTCACTGCGGCCGAACACGACGTGCTCGGCAGCGACGTATCGTTCATCGGCCGGTGGGAGCGGTCGCGGCAACGGCTCCTCGAGCCGCTCGCGGCATTGCCGATCCGGCTGCGCGTGTGCGGCCCGGGCTGGGAGCGCGTGCGCTCGGGTCCGCTGCGCGACGCCTGCGTGCCCGGCGCGATCTACGGCGACGACTACGCGAAGGCGATCTCGGGCGCCAAGATCAACCTCGGCCTCCTCTCGACGGTCGCCGGCGACGCGATCACGCAGCGGTCGATCGAGATTCCCGCCTGCGGGGCGTTCATGCTGGCCGAGCACACGAGCGAGCACGAGGCCCACTTCGTCGACCGGGAGGAGGCCGCGTTCTTCGACGGCGCGGACGATCTCGTCGACAAGGTGCATCACTACCTCGCGGACGACGCGGCACGACAGCGCATCGCCGCCGGGGGGCGGGCGCGCTGCCTGCGCTCGGGCTACTCGTACGAGGCGCGCCTCACGGAGATCCTCGACACGCTCGAGCGCACCGTCCCGGTGCGTCGTAGCGCCGCCGCATGAGGCGACCCCGCCGCATCCTCGTCTACCGCTGCGGCGCGCTCGGCGACACGATCGTCGCGCTGCCGGCCATCCACGCCCTGCGCGACGCCTTCCCGGCGGCCGAGCTCGCGCTCATGACGGCGAACGAGGGCGACGGCGTCGTGTGGACGGACGAGGTGCTGCGCGACTTCGGATGGTTTGCGCACGTCGTCACGTATCGGGCCCGCGAGCTCGCGACGGTGCGGGGCCGGGGCGAGATCCTCCGGCGGGTGCGCGCGTTCGGACCCGATCTCGTCGTGCACCTCGGGAGCGACCGTGACTCGGGTCTACGGCTCCTGCGCGATCGGCTCTTCTTCGCGCTCGCGGGCGCACGGCGGTTCGTCGGCGGTCGCGCGAGCAAGGCCACCTTCTTCGGGCGCCTGCGCCGCGAGCGGCGCGAGTACCCGTACGAGGTCGACCGGCTGCTCGACGTCGCGCGCCGTGCGGGTGCCGCCGCCGGCGCCCCGCGCTTCGACCTGCCCCTCGGCACGGCGCATGCCGAGCGCGTGGCGGCGCTCCTCGCCGCGCGCGGCATCGGCCAGACACGGCCGCTCGTCGCCATGTGCCCGGGCTCGAAGCAGGGTGCCAAGCGGTGGCCGGTCGAGCGCTGGGGCGAGCTCGGCGCACGCATCGTCGCGCACGGTGCCGACGTCGCGATCGTGGGAGGCGCGGACGAGGCGCGCGTCGCGGCGACGGTCGCGCGGAGCTGGCCCGCGGGCCGCTGGACGTCGCTCGCAGGCGAGCTGTCGATCATGGAGTCGGCCGAAGCGCTGCGCCGGGCGTGCCTCTACGTCGGCAACGACACGGGCGCGATGCACCTCGCGGCGGCGGTCGCCACGCCGTGCGTCGCGGTCTTCGGGGCGCGCGAGCTGGCGCGGAGCTGGCATCCCTACGGGGCGGCGCACGTCGTGCTGCGCCACGATGCGGTGCCGTGCGCGAATTGCTACCTCGCCGAGTGCACGAGCGAAGGCCTGCGCTGCCTCACCGCGATCACGGTCGACCAGGTGTGGACGGCGTGCCGGGCGAAGCTCCCAATGCGGCAGGCGGCGTAGCG
This window harbors:
- a CDS encoding glycosyltransferase family 9 protein; the protein is MRRPRRILVYRCGALGDTIVALPAIHALRDAFPAAELALMTANEGDGVVWTDEVLRDFGWFAHVVTYRARELATVRGRGEILRRVRAFGPDLVVHLGSDRDSGLRLLRDRLFFALAGARRFVGGRASKATFFGRLRRERREYPYEVDRLLDVARRAGAAAGAPRFDLPLGTAHAERVAALLAARGIGQTRPLVAMCPGSKQGAKRWPVERWGELGARIVAHGADVAIVGGADEARVAATVARSWPAGRWTSLAGELSIMESAEALRRACLYVGNDTGAMHLAAAVATPCVAVFGARELARSWHPYGAAHVVLRHDAVPCANCYLAECTSEGLRCLTAITVDQVWTACRAKLPMRQAA
- a CDS encoding glycosyltransferase, yielding MKILYTGPLTSGDTCELRRHVLERLGHQTIPVDYLPFVRGYEGLARRVQWHLRMGPMVRDYNHALEEALATAPDVMWVDKGIFVTPATLAAARRAGVRWLVHYSPDNYLLRENSSRHLWRSMPHYDLVATTKRHNATLLGATGARKIVLSGNAYDSEIHRPVALTAAEHDVLGSDVSFIGRWERSRQRLLEPLAALPIRLRVCGPGWERVRSGPLRDACVPGAIYGDDYAKAISGAKINLGLLSTVAGDAITQRSIEIPACGAFMLAEHTSEHEAHFVDREEAAFFDGADDLVDKVHHYLADDAARQRIAAGGRARCLRSGYSYEARLTEILDTLERTVPVRRSAAA